Proteins co-encoded in one Balneolaceae bacterium genomic window:
- a CDS encoding CRTAC1 family protein: MKKEHLKKTVVVLLFLMLVSIPFGMKKYDEFINSEKFENRSEIIERYGFFLDDVTDDLGIDFVHQRPVVDEKLSHIAPQIASVGASVSVVDFNEDGLYDFYLTNSEFGTQNALYKNFGNGTFIDVAGELGVADLNKIEVGASMGSVWADFDNDGYEDLFLYRWGKPVLFKNNAGESFTKVANAGFPEHVNANTATWLDYNNDGLLDLFLGGYFKEDVNLFDLESTLMMPDSYEYATNGGINYLFENQGDGTFVDVAENVGLRETRRWTLASSATDINDSGYQDLVLANDYGVDEVYINNDGEGFTNVGEESGIGFTPKSGMSVSFGDVLNQGKHAIYITNISEAGVLMQGNNLWVPRNNEADNTPSYRNLASNLGVEIGQWGYSGQFLDFNNDGNLDLYVANGYVSAEPDTDYWYDYSKVVGGNRSIIMDAENWPDMENRTFSGYQANKIWLNDGAGRFREVANNVGGALISDSRSVAYADFFGNGSLDLIVANQDQPVKVYRNYTDPSHNWIGFDLEGTKSNRSAVGAIVILHWDGKKTRKSVTAGEAFSSQSQKTIHFGVGEVQEVEKAEIRWPSGIVQTINNPELNMNHKIKEASEAP, translated from the coding sequence ATGAAGAAAGAACACCTTAAAAAAACAGTCGTTGTACTGTTATTCCTGATGCTCGTGTCGATTCCATTCGGAATGAAAAAGTACGATGAGTTTATCAATTCAGAGAAGTTCGAAAATCGTTCTGAAATAATCGAGAGATACGGTTTTTTCCTGGATGATGTAACTGATGATCTGGGTATTGATTTTGTGCATCAACGACCCGTTGTAGATGAAAAACTCAGTCACATTGCACCTCAGATTGCTTCTGTAGGAGCCTCTGTATCTGTTGTTGATTTTAATGAAGACGGACTCTACGATTTCTACCTGACTAACAGTGAATTTGGAACTCAGAACGCGCTCTACAAAAACTTTGGCAACGGTACATTTATCGATGTAGCAGGAGAACTTGGTGTTGCAGATCTCAATAAAATAGAGGTTGGAGCCTCGATGGGTTCCGTTTGGGCCGATTTTGACAATGATGGATATGAAGATCTTTTCCTGTATCGATGGGGCAAACCTGTACTGTTTAAAAACAATGCAGGGGAATCCTTTACAAAAGTGGCTAATGCCGGTTTTCCTGAACATGTAAATGCAAATACAGCAACATGGCTCGATTATAACAACGATGGCCTCCTCGATCTTTTTCTGGGTGGATATTTTAAAGAGGATGTAAACCTATTTGATCTTGAAAGTACACTGATGATGCCGGACAGTTATGAATATGCCACAAACGGGGGAATTAATTACCTTTTTGAGAACCAGGGAGACGGCACGTTTGTGGATGTAGCAGAGAACGTTGGATTACGAGAAACCCGGCGGTGGACACTTGCATCATCTGCCACAGATATTAACGACTCTGGATACCAGGATCTGGTCTTGGCAAATGATTACGGAGTGGATGAGGTCTATATCAACAATGATGGAGAAGGGTTTACAAATGTTGGTGAGGAATCAGGTATAGGATTTACCCCAAAAAGCGGGATGAGCGTTTCCTTTGGCGATGTGTTGAACCAGGGAAAACACGCCATCTATATCACGAATATTTCTGAAGCAGGCGTATTGATGCAGGGAAATAATTTATGGGTTCCCAGAAACAACGAAGCTGATAATACTCCATCCTACAGAAATTTAGCCAGTAATCTTGGTGTGGAGATAGGGCAGTGGGGCTACAGCGGACAATTCCTGGATTTTAACAACGATGGAAATCTCGATCTGTACGTAGCCAACGGTTATGTATCTGCAGAACCCGATACCGACTACTGGTACGATTATTCTAAAGTAGTGGGAGGGAATCGTTCAATAATTATGGATGCTGAAAACTGGCCCGATATGGAAAACCGAACGTTTTCGGGTTACCAGGCCAATAAAATTTGGTTAAATGATGGTGCCGGCAGATTCCGGGAAGTTGCTAACAACGTGGGTGGCGCACTCATATCAGACAGTCGTTCCGTTGCTTATGCCGATTTTTTCGGAAATGGATCACTCGATTTAATTGTAGCTAATCAAGATCAACCCGTAAAAGTTTACAGAAACTACACAGATCCCAGCCATAATTGGATTGGGTTCGACCTGGAAGGAACAAAAAGCAACAGAAGTGCCGTCGGGGCGATTGTTATACTACACTGGGACGGGAAAAAAACCAGGAAAAGTGTAACGGCCGGTGAAGCATTTAGCTCGCAAAGCCAGAAAACGATTCATTTTGGAGTCGGTGAAGTGCAGGAAGTTGAAAAAGCGGAGATTCGCTGGCCTTCAGGTATTGTTCAAACGATAAACAATCCTGAGTTAAATATGAATCATAAAATCAAAGAAGCTTCGGAGGCTCCTTGA
- a CDS encoding FG-GAP-like repeat-containing protein, protein MSTLLYRTNWKVFLLIMSLVGFISCGQPEETAQDSTSSYDQAVADFYMSLGASETDQTRFAFNKMNDVAQAFPEETAAWANLAVFAMRQGNFNLANERIGQALERSPNHPQVLHLAGLIASRQGNTTEAIDYFRQASEQSDNPRILYALAQELERENPTGNAEEIKETLRSLLEKNKNNQVVLLELVRIAIREENADQAEEYLNRLRDLSDNWNEQNREQLDLVFEMLEQQNFSDLSLELSFLRSGLESQPRFQADLSEVRLSPTQVGFLITEFINLDQPDVKAAPPDIDMQLTRQPLDVPPAEAVWVKGVTLSGDSPPFPITVADGSVVINEQTELEFPGETVSKLSGNAVQEIDFNYDFRNDLAAVGSNGFRLYQLNEDQTFSDVTSTLGLTENITDGSYTGVWSFDVELDGDLDLLLSSTNGSSFVLRNNGDGTFSQIVPFSENQSIKEFLWADLDGEGTPEATVLNEEGAVIIYANQRGGEFDEGTQLAENQSAIAVADMDANARFEIISVDESGNFSTFNFSYETGEWQSINYFESGLANLTSPNLFTADLDNNGSIDLVLSTDEQTHVWLGDEQRNPVKLEKDLPGKIYSVFDVEGDEKLDLLGIAEDGTPYYLKTETTKEYFARSIRAQASGTTGDQRINSFGIGGEMEVRSGLLYQKQLISSPIVHFGLGEYEEAQMLRIIWPNGSVQAEFAELGMGSTIFNEQILKGSCPWLFSHDGEEMQFVTDILWRSPLGLRINAQETAGVVQTLDRVKIPSEMIQADNGVYKLRITAELWESHFFDHVRLMAVDHPENTEIFVDERFVFPAPDLSTKLMSSLEPVENVMDENGNNLTEETSAIDKNYIQPFEKTKYQGLAQEHSIEISLSEQDADLLVLNGWLRPTDSSINLALSQGSIEAPKGLQVEYLNKSGEWKLLHENYGIPAGKSKTILLDLEGVFSNQSDRKIRLTTTSEIYWDGIFQAQKLDQSEIEETALEPLKMELQYRGFSKWSRADSTSPMLADYNEISSTTQRWRDLEGFHTRFGDVSELLAEVDDRYVIMNAGDEIELEFKAPESPKKGYQRSFVFVSDGWEKDGDYNTEASATVLPLPYHGQADYDYGNGGILWDDPVYQKHKEDWVNYHTRYITPRSFRSALLFDE, encoded by the coding sequence ATGTCTACATTACTCTACAGAACAAATTGGAAGGTATTTCTGCTCATCATGTCGCTCGTTGGATTTATCTCATGTGGGCAACCGGAAGAAACTGCACAAGATTCCACCTCATCGTATGACCAGGCGGTGGCAGATTTCTATATGAGCCTGGGGGCGAGTGAAACCGATCAAACACGGTTTGCATTCAATAAAATGAATGATGTAGCACAGGCTTTCCCGGAAGAGACGGCTGCATGGGCGAACCTGGCTGTTTTTGCAATGCGACAGGGGAACTTTAATCTTGCCAACGAACGGATTGGACAGGCATTAGAACGGAGCCCGAATCATCCTCAAGTGTTACATTTGGCAGGTTTGATTGCCAGCAGGCAGGGGAATACTACTGAAGCAATTGACTATTTTCGTCAGGCATCTGAGCAATCAGATAACCCAAGAATTTTATATGCTCTTGCCCAGGAGTTAGAGCGTGAAAATCCCACCGGAAATGCTGAAGAGATCAAGGAAACTCTTCGCTCACTCCTTGAAAAGAACAAGAACAATCAAGTGGTATTGCTGGAACTGGTCCGAATTGCTATCCGGGAAGAGAATGCGGATCAAGCTGAGGAATATTTAAACCGATTGAGAGATCTGTCAGACAATTGGAATGAGCAAAACCGGGAGCAGTTAGATTTGGTATTTGAGATGCTGGAACAACAAAATTTTTCAGATCTTTCACTTGAGCTCTCTTTTCTCCGAAGCGGTTTGGAATCACAGCCTCGTTTCCAGGCAGACCTTTCCGAAGTTCGTCTTTCTCCGACTCAGGTAGGTTTTTTAATTACAGAATTTATCAATCTTGATCAGCCTGATGTTAAAGCAGCACCCCCGGATATTGACATGCAGTTAACCCGTCAGCCCCTGGATGTTCCACCCGCTGAAGCGGTCTGGGTGAAGGGAGTCACACTGTCGGGTGATTCTCCGCCGTTCCCAATTACGGTTGCCGATGGATCTGTTGTGATTAATGAACAAACTGAACTGGAGTTTCCGGGCGAAACTGTTTCAAAACTATCAGGAAATGCCGTTCAGGAGATCGATTTTAACTATGATTTTAGAAATGATCTGGCAGCTGTAGGATCAAATGGTTTTAGGCTTTATCAATTAAACGAAGATCAAACATTTTCTGATGTCACTTCAACACTCGGGCTAACGGAAAATATAACCGATGGAAGTTATACCGGCGTTTGGTCATTTGATGTAGAGCTGGATGGCGACCTGGATCTGCTTCTCTCTTCAACAAATGGTTCATCGTTTGTGCTTCGAAATAATGGGGATGGCACATTCAGTCAAATAGTTCCATTCAGTGAAAATCAGAGTATTAAAGAATTTCTTTGGGCTGATTTGGATGGAGAGGGAACCCCGGAAGCGACTGTTTTGAATGAGGAGGGGGCTGTTATAATCTATGCAAATCAAAGAGGTGGGGAGTTTGATGAGGGCACTCAGTTAGCCGAAAATCAATCTGCCATTGCCGTAGCTGATATGGATGCAAATGCCCGGTTTGAGATTATTTCTGTGGATGAAAGTGGAAATTTCTCAACGTTCAACTTTTCGTATGAAACCGGTGAGTGGCAATCCATCAATTATTTTGAAAGTGGACTTGCCAATCTTACATCGCCTAACCTGTTTACTGCCGATCTGGATAATAACGGATCAATCGACCTGGTTCTTTCAACAGACGAACAAACTCATGTTTGGCTGGGCGATGAGCAGCGGAATCCTGTAAAACTGGAAAAAGATCTGCCCGGCAAAATTTACTCTGTGTTTGATGTAGAAGGAGATGAAAAACTGGATCTGCTCGGGATTGCTGAAGATGGGACACCATATTATCTGAAGACTGAGACAACCAAAGAATATTTTGCCCGATCCATTCGTGCACAAGCTTCAGGCACAACCGGCGATCAGCGAATCAATTCATTCGGAATTGGTGGCGAGATGGAAGTCCGTTCCGGCCTGCTCTATCAAAAACAGCTGATTTCATCACCCATTGTACATTTTGGTTTGGGGGAATATGAGGAGGCTCAGATGTTGAGAATCATCTGGCCGAACGGGTCAGTACAAGCAGAATTTGCTGAGTTGGGAATGGGATCAACTATTTTTAACGAACAGATCCTGAAAGGGTCATGCCCCTGGTTGTTTTCGCACGATGGGGAAGAGATGCAGTTTGTCACCGATATTTTATGGAGATCACCATTAGGGCTTCGAATCAACGCCCAGGAGACGGCGGGTGTGGTTCAAACGCTGGATCGTGTGAAGATTCCGTCGGAGATGATCCAAGCTGATAATGGTGTATATAAACTCAGAATTACGGCCGAGCTTTGGGAATCTCATTTCTTTGATCATGTTCGCCTGATGGCAGTCGATCATCCCGAAAACACTGAGATTTTTGTTGATGAACGATTTGTATTTCCCGCACCGGATCTGTCAACAAAATTAATGAGCAGCCTTGAGCCGGTGGAAAATGTTATGGATGAGAATGGAAATAATTTGACTGAAGAAACATCAGCCATTGACAAAAATTACATTCAGCCATTCGAAAAAACCAAGTACCAGGGCTTGGCTCAAGAGCATTCTATTGAGATCTCTTTGAGTGAACAAGACGCTGATTTGTTAGTCCTAAATGGGTGGTTACGCCCAACCGACAGCTCCATCAATTTGGCATTGAGCCAGGGCAGTATAGAGGCTCCAAAAGGGTTACAGGTTGAGTATTTGAATAAATCGGGCGAGTGGAAACTGTTGCATGAGAATTATGGAATTCCGGCTGGAAAATCGAAGACTATTTTACTCGATCTGGAAGGTGTATTTTCTAATCAAAGTGATCGGAAAATACGATTGACAACCACTTCAGAAATTTACTGGGACGGTATTTTCCAGGCTCAAAAACTGGATCAATCAGAAATTGAAGAAACTGCTCTTGAACCTTTGAAAATGGAATTGCAGTATCGGGGATTTTCAAAATGGTCGCGAGCCGATTCAACGTCCCCCATGCTTGCAGATTACAACGAAATTTCCAGCACAACGCAACGTTGGAGAGATCTGGAGGGCTTCCATACACGATTTGGTGATGTGAGCGAATTACTGGCAGAGGTGGATGACCGATATGTTATTATGAATGCGGGTGATGAAATTGAACTCGAATTCAAAGCTCCAGAATCTCCTAAAAAAGGTTATCAGCGAAGCTTTGTATTTGTGTCTGATGGTTGGGAAAAAGATGGAGATTATAATACAGAGGCCTCGGCAACAGTTTTACCATTACCCTATCATGGTCAGGCCGATTATGATTATGGCAACGGCGGCATTTTATGGGATGATCCTGTTTATCAAAAACATAAAGAAGACTGGGTCAATTATCATACACGCTATATAACTCCCCGTTCCTTCAGGTCGGCATTACTCTTTGATGAATAG